One Ferribacterium limneticum genomic window, GACGCGCAGTTGCTCGATCAAGCGGATGAAGGCGCCGACCGTCTGCCCGGACTTGCCAGTCAACGAGGCAGCCGCGTTGTACAGGCTGGAATTGGTCTGATGCGCCGTCGCCTGCAGGTTTTCGAGCGAACGTGCGCCGATGCCGCGGGTCGGGAAATTGACGACGCGCAGGAAAGCCGTGTCGTCGTCCGGATTGCCGAGCAACCGCAGATAGGCCAGGGCGTGCTTGATTTCCTGCCGCTCGAAGAAGCGCAGTCCGCCATAGACCTTGTACGGCACGTTTTTCGTGAAAAGCTCGTTTTCGAGCACGCGCGACTGGGCGTTGGAGCGGTAAAGCAGGGCGATCTGCGTCGGCGAGATGCCATCGCGGACCAGTTCGCGGATTTCCTCGACGACGAAACGCGCCTCGTCGAGATCCGAATACGCCTCGAAAGCCCGGATCAGCTCGCCTTCGCCGGCGTCCGTCCACAAATTCTTGCCCAAGCGCTCGCGGTTGTTCTTGATGATGGCGTTGGCCGCCGCCAGGATATTGCCGTGCGAGCGGTAGTTCTGTTCGAGCCGGATCACATTATCGCCGGCGTAATCGCGCTCGAAATCGCGCATGTTGCCAACCTCGGCGCCGCGGAAGGCATAGATGCTCTGGTCATCGTCGCCGACGGCAAAAACCACGGCGCCACCGCCCGCCAGCAGTTTCAGCCAGGCGTATTGCAGCTTGTTGGTGTCCTGCACCTCATCGACCAGGATGTAACGGAAGCGATCCTGGTAGTGTTTGCGCAAAGGTTCGTTGCGCTGCAGCAATTCGTAGCAGCGCAACAACAGTTCGGCGAAGTCGACGACGCCTTCGCGGTTGCACTGGGTCTCGTATTCGGCGTACAACTCGACGCGTTTTTGCGTGTAGTTGTCGTAAACCTCGGCCTGCGCCGCCCGCAAACCCTGCTCTTTATGGGCATTGATGAAGTGGCACAGCTCGCGCGGCGGATATTTCTCATCATCGACATTGAGGTTCTTGAGCAGACGCTTGACCATCGCCAGTTGGTCCGCCGAATCGAGGATCTGGAAGGTCTGCGGCAGCCCCGCCTCACGGTAATGCGCCCGCAGCAGGCGGTTGCACAGGCCGTGAAAAGTGCCGATCCACATGCCCCGCGTGTTGATCGGCACCAGCGACGACAGCCGCGCCGTCATTTCCTTCGCCGCCTTGTTGGTGAAGGTCACGGCCAGTACGCCGTGCGGCCCGACCTGACCGGTGGACATGAGCCAAGCGATGCGCGTGGTCAGCACCCGGGTCTTACCGCTGCCAGCGCCGGCAAGTATCAGGGCGTGCACCGGCGGCAAGGTAACAGCCTGAAGTTGCGGCGAATTTAAGTTGGCAAGCAGATCGGACATGAATTATTTCACAGAAAAATTATTACCAAAGGCGTAGAATGTCCGCCATAAAAAGCGGGAATGGAAAACTGGTCAGACCAATTTGTTGCGATTGTGCAACGCAACAAACGAAAGCGCACGGTTTTTTACACACCGCAAAATCTAGCCAAGTATACTTGGCAAAAAATATATTGCAGTGCACAAAACAATTTGCCCACAAGGCAGTCATACAGCAAGTAGCTACCGCTACAACGTAGTAAAGGAGAATCAGCATGAACAGCATGAATGCACCGAAGATCCTGCCCTGGATCGCCCGCAAGGCCGGCATCAGCGACGAGCTCGCGCTCAAACTGTGGCGCCGCGCCGTCAGCGAAGCCGAGTATCTCACCGGCACAACCGAAGGCTCCGCCTACTACGGCCTGGCCGTTGATCGCTTCCTGACCATCGTCGAGGACGAAGTAGGCAACGTTCAATCCTGCAGCCTGGCTCCCGCTCCCCAGCTTTCCTGGATGTGGCGTCACCAGTCCCGGATGTCCCTGCTCTCGCTGGCCGCCTCCCAGAATGCCTACCGTTACTGGCAGAACACCTGGGAAGGCATGTATCCGCAAAAAAAAGCGGCGTGACCGGGCAACGTTAAGTTGAATCCCGCCGATGCGGAGCGTGCAGGCTCAGCATCGGCCCCGCCCGGTCACTGATTCAGTCTGCGGCAAGCGTCTGGCCGTTATGGTCGACGCCAAACACGCCCAAAGGCAGCGCCGGGCGCTGTTGTCTTGCCCCGCCTTTGTCCTCTTCGCCGACGAGTCGGGATCAACCGGTATAATTCGCGGTTACTCTCCGATTTTCAGCGAATGAACCCCGCCATGCCCATGCAGGACAAATACACCCCGGCCGACATCGAGCGCGCCGCCCAGGACCACTGGAACAAGACCGGTGCCGCCCGCGCCGTCGAAGACGCCACGAAACCCAAGTACTACTGCCTGTCGATGTTCCCGTATCCGTCCGGGAAACTGCACATGGGCCACGTCCGCAACTACACCATCGGCGACGTGCTTTCCCGTTTCCACAAGATGCAGGGCTACAACGTCCTGCAGCCGATGGGCTGGGACGCCTTCGGCATGCCGGCCGAAAATGCTGCACTGCAAAATAATGTACCGCCGGCTGGCTGGACCTACTCCAACATCGATTACATGCGCCAGCAACTCAAGTCGCTCGGCTTCGCCATCGACTGGGAACGCGAATTCGCCACCTGCACGCCCGAGTACTACCGCTGGGAACAGTGGCTATTCACCCGCCTCTACGAAAAGGGCCTGGTTTACAAGAAGCTCGGCACCGTGAATTGGGACCCGGTCGATCACACCGTGCTCGCCAACGAGCAGGTCATCGACGGCCGCGGCTGGCGTTCCGGCGCGCTCATCGAAAAGCGCGAGATCCCCATGTACTACATGAAGATCACCGCTTACGCCGAAGAACTGCTGAGCGAACTCGACAACCTGCCGGGCTGGCCCGAGCAGGTGCGCTTGATGCAGAAAAACTGGATCGGCAAGAGCACCGGCGTGCGCTTCGCCTTCCCGCTGGCCGACGATACCGACGAAAAGCTTTGGGTGTTCACCACCCGCGCCGACACCATCATGGGCGTCACCTTCGTTGCCGTCGCCGCTGAACATCCGCTGGCGACGCGTGCTGCGGTCAACAACCCGGAACTGGCCAATTTCATCGAGGAATGCAAGAAGGGCGGCGTCGCCGAGGCCGACATCGCGACGATGGAAAAGAAGGGGATGCCGACCGGCATCTACGTCACCCATCCGCTGACCGGCCAGCAGGTCGAAGTCTGGGTCGGAAATTACGTGCTGATGAGCTACGGCGATGGTGCCGTAATGGCCGTGCCGGCGCACGACGAGCGCGATTTCGCTTTTGCCCTGAAATACAACCTGCCAATCAAGCAGGTTGTCGCCGTCGACGGCGAAACCTCGTTCAGCCATGAAGCCTGGGCTGAGTGGTATGCCGACAAGCAACGCGGCAAGCTGGTCAATTCCGGCAAGTACGACGACCTGAGCTACGAAGCGGCTGTCGACGCCATCGCAGCCGACCTCGCCGCCAAGGGCTTGGGTGACAAGAAAGTGCAGTTCCGCCTGCGCGACTGGGGCATTTCCCGCCAGCGTTACTGGGGCTGCCCGATCCCGATCATTCACTGCAAGACCTGCGGCGACGTCCCGGTGCCAGATGACCAGTTGCCGGTCGTCTTACCCGAGAACGTCGAAATCACCGGCGCCGGCTCGCCGCTGGCCAAGATGCCCGAGTTCTACGAGTGCAATTGTCCGAAGTGCGGCGGCGACGCTCGCCGTGAAACCGACACCATGGACACCTTCTTCGAGTCGTCCTGGTACTTCCTTCGCTACGCCTGCCCGGACAACAGCACGGCCATGGTCGACGAGCGCGTCGCCTACTGGTGCAAGGGCGGCATCGACCAGTACATCGGCGGTATCGAGCACGCCATCCTGCATTTGCTGTATTCGCGCTTCTTCACCAAGCTGATGCGCGATGTCGGCCTGATCGGCGACCTCGGCGAACCATTCGCCAACCTGCTGACGCAAGGTATGGTCGTTGCGCCCACCTTCTTCCGCGATCTCGATGCTGGCAAGAAGCTATGGATCAACCCGGCCGACGTCGATGTCGTGACCGACGAGCGCGGCCGACCGACCGGCGCCACGCTCAAGGCCGACGGCCTGCCGGTGGTCATCGGCGGCACCGAGAAGATGTCGAAGTCGAAGAACAACGGCGTCGATCCGCAGGCCCTGATCGACCAGTACGGCGCCGACACGGCCCGCCTGTTCATCATGTTCGCCTCGCCGCCCGACCAGTCGCTGGAATGGTCTGACGCTGGCGTCGAGGGGGCATACCGCTTCCTGCGCCGCCTGTGGAAGACGACTTACGACCACGTTCAGGGCGGCCTGGTCGACTCCAATTTTGAGCAAAATTCCCTGTCGACCGTGCAAGCCGACCTGCGCCGCAAATTGCACCAGACCATGGGCAAGGTTGCCGACGATTACGGCCGGCGCAAGCAGTTCAACACCGCCATCGCCGCCGTCATGGAACTGCTCAACGCCTACGACAAGACCGATCTCGCCGATGCCACGGGCCGCAAGCTGGCCCAGGAAACGCTGGAAAGCATCGCCCTGCTGCTCTTCCCCATCGTCCCGCACATCGGTCAGGCGCTCTACGCCGAGCTGAAACCGGGCCAGGATGCCGGCTCGGCAGCCTTCCCGAAGGCCGATCCGGCTGCGCTCAAGCAGGATGAAATCGAGCTCATGGTGCAGGTTAACGGCAAGCTGCGTGGTTCCATTCGCGTCTCTGCCGAAGCCGACAAGGCGGACATCGAAGCTGCCGCGCTGGCCTCTGAAGGCGCCGTCAAGTTCATGGAAGGCAAGCCGGCGAAGAAGGTCGTGGTCGTGCCGGGCCGTCTGGTCAATATCGTCGTCTAAGGAAAGCCGCCATGCGTTCGCCGCTCCGCCTGCTTCTCGCCCTGATCATCTCCGCCGCCCTCACCGGCTGCGGCTTCCATCTGCGCGGCGTCGGCAGCGGCAATCTGCCCTACAAGACGATGTACATCGCCTTGCCGGACACGGCTGAAGTCAATATCTGGCTGCAGCGCTACATCAAGGCCAGCGGCAGCACCGAGATCGTCGAGGATGCCAAGGCGGCCGATGCCATCTTCCAGCAACTGGGCGACAGCCGCCTGAAGACCATCCTGAGCGTCAATGCCCAGGGCCGCGTGCGCGAATACCGGCTGCAGCTGACCTACACCTTCCGCATCGTCAATCAGAAGGGGCAGGTGCTGGTTCCGCCCAACGAGGTGGCCCTGACCCGCGATATTTCTTTCGACGACTCGAACATTCTCGCCAAGGATCTCGAAGAAAACCTGCTCTGGCGCGACATGACCAATGATCTGGTCAACCAGATCATGCGCCGGCTGAGCATCATCAAGCCGAAAAACCCCGACGCAGCAGAAGACGACGAGTAATGCTGCTCAAGGGCGATCAGCTGGCGAGCCACCTCGAACGCGAACTGCGGCCGCTTTACGTTCTGTACGGCGACGACCCACTGCTGGTCATCGAAGCCGCCGACGCCATCCGCGCCAAGTCGCGCCAGCAGGGCTACAGCGAACGCGAAGTGCTCACTGTGCTGCCGCAATTCGACTGGGGAACATTGCTCGCCGCCGGCGGCAACATGTCGCTGTTCGGCGATAAAAAAATGATCGACCTGCGCGTTCCAACCGGCAAGGTCGGCAAGGAAGGCAGCGCGGCGCTGCAGCAGTGGTGCCAGAACCTGTCAATGGACAACCTGCTGCTGATCACCCTGCCCGAACTCGACTGGCGCGAGGAAAAGGCTGTCTGGTTCACCGCCCTGGTCAATGCCGGCGTCGCCATCAAACTCATGGCCCCGCCACTGGCCGAGTTGCCGGGCTGGATCGTCGGCCGCCTGCGTCGCCAGCAACAGAGCGCCGACCTCGAAAGCCTCAAGTTCATCGCCGAGCGCGTCGAAGGCAACCTGCTCGCCGCCCACCAGGAAATCCAGAAACTCGGCCTGCTCTACCCGGCCGGCCAGCTCAGCATGGCGCAGATTCGCGATGCCGTCCTCAACGTCGCCCGTTACGACATCGACGGCCTGCGCGAAGCGCTGCTCTCGGGGGATCTCGCCCGCCTGACGCGGACGCTCGACGGCCTCATGCAAGAAGGCGAAGCGCCGCCGCTGGTGTTGTGGGCGATGAGCGAGGAAATCCGGGCGCTGACCATCATTCGCGCCGGCATGGATGCCGGCAAGCCGGTGGACATGCTGCTCAAGGATGCCAAGGTCTGGGGGCCGCGCGCCAATCCGGTGAAGAAGGCGCTGCAACGGCTATCGACCGCAGGGCTCGAAGCGGCACTACAACATGCCGGCAAGATCGACCGACTGGCCAAAGGCATCGGTCATGGCAATATCTGGGAAGAATTCCTGCGGCTCGGCCTGCGCCTCACCGCGGTTAAATAATCAAGCCGCCTTGGGGTCGGCGGCCTTGTCCTCAGGTGGCGCGTCCGGCTCCAGATCTTCCCAGAGACAGGTATGCTCCTGACGCACGTCGTGCAAGCCGGGCTTGTTCTTCTCCTGCACCAGGCATTCCCCTGAACATTCATCAGAAACCACCACCAGCTTCATCTCGGCGTCCACCTGCCGTTCGCCATCCCAGAAGCTACACGTAGCGCAGACCTTAACCTCGGTCGGCAAAATCAATTTTTCAGCCATCTTGTCCTCGACGGAAAGCCCTGTTGTCGTTGCGGATAAGAGTTTACCCGGTTCTAGAAGTTCCCACTTATTTGTCTGGCTATAATGTTCCTTTGCCCCGCACGAAGAACATCATGGACATCAAGCATTACATGCAGACCGTTGGCCGTCAGGCCCGTGCTGCCTCGCGCCGTATCGCCGCGGCCTCGACGGCCGAAAAGAACGCCGCCCTGCTCGCCATCGCCGCCGCCATCCGCCGCGAAAAAGCCGCTCTGGTCGCCGCCAACCAGCAAGACCTGGCCGCCGCCCGCGCTGCCGGGCTTGAAACCGCCATGCTCGACCGCCTGACGCTCAGCGAAAAGGGCGTGGACAGCATGGCCGAAGGCGTCGAACAGGTCGCCAAGTTGCCCGATCCGATTGGTGAAATGGGCGAGTTCAAATACCAGCCGTCCGGCATCCAGGTCGGCAAGATGCGCGTGCCGCTCGGCGTCATCGGCATCATCTACGAAGCCCGGCCGAATGTAACCGCCGACGCCGCAGCGCTCTGCCTCAAATCCGGCAACGCCGCCATCCTGCGCGGCGGATCGGAAGCCATCCGTTCCAACCGCGCCATCGCCGCGCTGGTCCACGAAGGCCTGCAAGCCGCCGGCTTGCCGGCCGATGCCGTGCAGGTCATCGACACCACCGACCGCGCCGCCGTTGGCGAATTGATCACCATGCGCGAATTCGTCGACGTCATCGTGCCGCGCGGCGGCAAGGGCCTGATCGCCCGCCTGCTGGCCGAATCGCGCGTACCGATGATCCAGCACCTCGACGGCAACTGCCACGTCTACCTCGAAGAGGAAGCCGATCCGAACAAGGCACTCAAGATTGTCGAGAACGCCAAGACGCAGCGCTACGGCACCTGCAACACCGCCGAGTCGCTGCTTGTCGACCGCTCGGTCGCTGCCATGCTGCTGCCGCCGATTGCCCACATGCTGACCGCCAAGGGCGTCGAGATCCGCGGTTGCGCCGAAACCTGCGCCATCGTGCCGAACGCCGTCGCCGCAACGGAAGAGGATTTCTACACCGAATTCCTGGCGCCGATCATTTCGGTCAAAGTGGTAGCCGGCATCGATGAAGCCATCGAGCACATCAACAAGTACTCGTCGCATCACAGCGAAGCGATCGTCACCGACAACCACCCGAAAGCCATGCGCTTCCTGCGCGAGGTCGACTCGGCCTCGGTCATGATCAATGCCTCGACGCGCTTCGCCGATGGTTTCGAATATGGCCTGGGCGCCGAAATCGGCATCTCGACCGACAAGATCCACGCCCGCGGCCCGGTCGGCCTGGAAGGACTGACCAGCCAGAAATGGATCGTACTGGGCGACGGGCACGTTCGCGCTTGAGGCCCATTATCCCGACAGAAAGCCCCGGCACACCGGGGCTTTTTTGTCGCCGCCCTGAAGCCAGCACAACGACATTCGCATCAGCCAAGCAATATGTCATAAAATTGGCGCCGTTTTTTTGCCCAATAAAGGAATGCTGATGGCTATCGCCTGGACCCCCAATCTCAACACCGGCATCAACGTCATTGATCAACAGCATCGGCAGATTGTCGATTACATCAACAACCTTGAAGCAGCCAACCTCATTATCGACAAGCGCAAGGTCAAGGAAATCGTCGATTCCTGCGTCGACTACACGCTCTCGCATTTCGCCTTCGAGGAAAGCCTGCAGGAAGATGCGGGCTACCAATACGTCAAGGCACACAAGCGGGTGCATGAGCTGTTCACCCGCAAGGTCGGCGAGTACCAGGAACGCCTCAATTTGGGCGAGGATATCGGTAAAGAGTTGCATGACATGCTGGCCCGCTGGCTGGTCAGCCACATCAAACACGACGATGCCGACTATGTAAGCGCGGTGAAGACGAATATGATTTCGCTCATCGAGGAAAAGGAGACAAAAAAAGAAACGAAAGGCTGGTTCGCTCGTTTCTTCAAATAAACCCATGGCAAAAAACACATTTCACTGGGAAGACCCCTTCCTGCTTGACAGCCAACTTGCAGCCGACGAGCGGCAAGTCCGCAATGCCGCCCGCGATTTTGCCCAGAAGGCGCTGCAGCCGCGCATCCGCGACGCCTTCCGCAACGAGACGACTGACCCGGCGATCTACCGCGAAATGGGTGACATGGGCCTGCTCGGCGCGACGCTGCCGCCGCAGTTCGGTGGTGCCGGGCTCAATTACGTTTCCTATGGCCTGATCGCCCGCGAGGTCGAGTACGTCGATTCGGCCTACCGCACGCTATTGAGCGTCCAATCCTCGCTGGTCATGCTGCCGATTTACGAGTTCGGCTCGGATGCGCAGAAGGAAAAGTATCTGAAGAAGCTGGGCAAGGGCGAGCTGATCGGCTGTTTTGGCCTGACCGAGCCGAACTCGGGTTCCGACCCGTCCAGCGCCTCCACCGTGGCGCGCAGCGTACCGGGCGGCTGGAAAATTTCCGGGCGCAAGACGTGGATCACCAACTCGCCGATGGCCGATATTTTCATCGTCTGGGCCAAGGATGACGCCGGCGCCTTGCGCGGCTTCATCCTTGAAAAAGGCATGGCCGGGCTGTCGGCGCCGGTCATCAACGGCAAGGTCAGCCTGCGCGCCTCGATCACCGGCGACATCGTCATGGACGAGGTCTTCGTGCCGACCGAAAACCAGTTGCCAAAGGCTAGCGGCCTGAAAGGCCCGTTTACCTGCCTGAACTCGGCACGCTACGGCATTTCCTGGGGCGCCCTCGGCGCCGCGGAAGCCTGCTGGCACACGGCGCGGCAATACACGCTCGACCGCCAGCAATTCGGCCGGCCGCTCGCCGCGGCGCAATTGATCCAGAAAAAGCTGGTCGACATGCAAACCGAAATCGCCCTGGGCATCCAGGGGGCGCTACGCCTCGGCCGCATGATGGACGACGGAAGCGCGACGCCGGAACTGGTCTCGCTGCTCAAGCGCAACAGCACCGGCAAGGCGCTGGAAATCGCCCGCAACGCCCGCGACATGCTGGGCGGTAACGGCATTTCGGATGAATTCGGCGTCATCCGCCACATGGTCAATCTCGAATCGGTCACCACTTATGAAGGCACGCACGATGTGCATGCGCTGATCCTCGGCCGCGCCCAGACCGGCTTGTCGGCTTTTTGAATTTTGGCCATTTTTTCCGGTCGACCGTAGCAATGACCACGGAGGCACCATGAAAACCAACGCCTATCAAGCCATCGTCGCCGCGCCTGGATTCTCGCTTGGCGTACAGTGCAGCGACGACGAAATCACCGGCATCGACTTTCTCGAACCACGCCCGGAAGTTGCCGCCACAACCCCACTTGCAGCCGAAGCCGCGCGTCAGCTCAAGGCCTACATCGCCGACCCAAAATTCACCTTCGGCCTGCCGCTGCGCCTGGTCGGCACCCATTTCCAGCGCCGCGTCTGGGAACAGATTTCGGCCATTCCGACCGGCCGGACCCACACCTACGGCGAAGTGGCGAAAAATATCAAGAACGCCCCGCGTGCTGTTGGCCAGGCCTGTGGCTCGAATCCTTACCCGGTTGTCGTGCCATGCCACCGCGTCGTCGCCACCGGCGGCGGGCTCGGCGGTTTTGCCCGCGAGCGCGGCGGTTTCCTGCTCGACGTCAAACGCTGGCTATTGACGCATGAATCCAGCCTCCCAGGCTGACCTCGCCGAGATCGACAATTTCTGCGACGCCCTGTGGCTGGAAGACGGTCTGGCCAAGGCGACGCTGAACAGCTATCGCTCCGACCTCGGCCGGCTCTCCCTGTGGCTGGCCAACAACGCCCCCGAGCCCCTGCTTGACCTGCGCGAAACGACGCTGACCGGCTTCATCGCCCACCTCGCCAAGCAAACCCGGGCCAGTTCGCAGGCCCGCTACCTATCGACGCTACGCCGCTTCTACCGCTGGCAGCTCGGCCGCGGCCGCATCGTCGCCGACCCGACGCTCAAGCTGGCCAACCCGAGCCGCCCCTCGCGCCTGCCCAAGGTCATGTCGGAAAAACAGGTCGAAGCCCTGCTCGACGCGCCCGATCTCGACACCCCACTCGGCCTGCGCGACCGCGCCATGCTCGAAACCATCTACGCCACTGGACTGCGCGTCTCGGAACTGGTTGGCCTTCGCTTGCACGAAGTCAGCCTCGCCGACGGCGTCCTGCGTGCTCTTGGCAAGGGCAGCAAGGAGCGCCTGGTGCCGCTCGGCCAGTTGGCCATCGAGTGGATCAAGCGCTACCTCAACGAAGCCCGGCCGGACATCCTCAACGGCCAGCAAAGCGACGACCTGTTCGTCACCGCCCGCGGCGGTGCCATGACCCGCCAGGCTTTCTGGCACCTGATCAAGCGTTACGCACTGATCGCCGGCATCGCCCCGGAAAAGCTGTCGCCGCACGTCCTGCGCCACGCCTTCGCGACCCACCTGCTCAACCACGGCGCCGACCTCCGTGTCGTCCAACTGCTGCTCGGCCACGCCGACATTTCGACGACGCAGATTTATACCCACGTCGCCCGCGAACGGCTCAAGACGCTGCACGCGGTGCATCACCCGCGCGGTTGAAAGAGGCCCATGTCATCGCCGCGTTGCAACCAGTGCGCCCACTATTTCATCACCCACGAATTGCCGTTCCGCTATGGCTGCCGCGCCCTCGATTTCAAAAGCCGGCGCCGGCCCGAACTTGATGTGATCGCTTCCTCGGGGCAAGCCTGTCTCTATTTTCAGCCCAAGACGCCCGCCAATCTGTCTCGGCGGGAGATGTAAAATCAGTCAAGAACATTGAAACCCGTCACGCCATGGCAAAACCAGAACACGCCCCCGAAACGCAAGCCACCAAGTTCCTCAAGGCGAACAAGGTGGCCTTCTCGACCCATCTCTACGATTACGAGGAACACGGCGGCACCAAGGTGTCGGCGCGCGAACTCAACGTCGATGAACATGCGGTCGTCAAAACTTTGGTTTTCGAGGACGAGAACGCCAAGCCGCTGATCGTCCTCATGCACGGCGACTGCAAGGTGTCGACCAAGGAACTGGCGCGGCAGATCGGCTGCAAGAAGGTCGAGCCGTGCAAGCCGGAGGTGGCCAACCGCCACACCGGCTTCCTGGTTGGCGGCACCAGTCCCTTCGGCACCAAGAAGGCGATGCCGGTGCATATCGAAAAGACCATCCTCGATCTGCCGCTGATCTACATCAACGGCGGAAAACGCGGCTTTCTGGTCGGCGTCCATCCGCACGACATCCTGCGCACACTGCAGCCGAAGGTGGTCGAGGCGGCGCTCAAGGGATGATTGCCAATAACAATCGACGGTATTTAATCAATCGATTGGAGCTATAGCTCCGCAGTTCGTAAAGTGGCACTCAAGACAAAGGAGCGCCACCATGACCCAACTCGTTATCCAGCACTATGCCCGGCCGACCGCCCGTCGCCACCTCTGGGTCGGCATGGCGATGGCCGTTGTTGCCATCGCCTTCGGCATCGAACAGGCCGTCCATTGGCTCGCTGCCCACCCGATGGCCGCCAAGGGGCTTGAAGCCAGCCTGTTGGCCGGCGCGGCAACCGGGCTTGGCGCCATTCCCGTGCTCATGCTCCGTCGCCCGTCGGAACGGCTGATGGCCCCGATGCTCGGCCTGGCCGGCGGCATGATGCTCGCCGCCAGCCTTTTCTCGCTCCTCGTCCCGGCCGTGCAGACGGTGATGGCCAGCGATGCCGTGTGGTCGCTCGGCATGGCCACGGCCGGCGCCTTGCTGGCTGGCATCGCGGCCATGCAGATGCTGGATCGGCGCTTGCCGCACGAACACGTCGAAGAAATCGAAAGCAGCGGCATGCAACCCAACGTCGCCCTCGTCGTCGCCGCCATCGCCATCCACAACGTGCCGGAAGGCTTGGCGGTGGGCGTCGCGGCAGCGGCAGGCGCCGACCACGGCATGAGCCTCGGCATCGCCTTGCAGAACATCCCGGAAGGCTGGATCGTCGCCAGCGCCATGGTGGCGCTGGGTGCCGCGCCTTTACGGGCCACCCTGATCGCGCTGGGCACCGGCCTCGTCGAACCGGTCGGCGGCTTGTTCGGGGTCATCGCCAGCACCGTCGCCGGCGCCGCCTTACCAATGGCGCTCGCCGCAGCGGCCGGGGCGATGCTCTGGGTGGTCAGCCACGAAATGATTCCGGCCTCGCACAAACCGGGGCGAGTCGGCGCCGGAACGGCTGGATTGGCCACCGGTTTCGCCGTGATGACGGTGCTGGCGGCGGCGTTTTAGCCGGCCCTGGGCATTCCCACGGTCAACCGTAAAAAATGGCCAAAATTGAAATGGCCCGATGAGGCCAAACGCTCAGAGCGAGCGTTCGATAATCACGCCGACGCGCTTGACGCCCGGCATCATGCCGAGCTTGGCGACCGACACGCGGACCCAGTGCACGGCGAAGGTTTCCAGCACGTAGCTCGCCACGTGTTCGGCCAGCGCCTCGATCAGATTGAAGTGCACGGCGGCCAGATCGGCCCGCAGGCGGTCGACCACCACGGCGTAATCGACCGTGTCGCGAATGTCGTCGCTGGCCCCGGCTGAAGCGGTCGACACGCCAATTTGCAAAGAGATTTCGACCGTCTGCGGCATGGCCTTTTCGCGCGGATAAATGCCTATCCAGGTTTCAGCACGCAGTTCTTCGAGGAAAATGATGTCCATAAGGCGGTCGACCGCAGCAGCGGTGTAAAATTTGGCGCGATTGTACCCCAGCGACCAAAGCCACCTAAGCGCCCCATGCAAATTGCCCTCGCCCTCGTTACCGCCTACCTGCTCGGCTCCGTTCCCTTCGCCATGATTTCCTCCAAGCTCTTCGGGCTGGCCGACCCGCGCACCTACGGTTCGGGCAACCCGGGCGCCACCAACGTG contains:
- a CDS encoding LPS-assembly lipoprotein LptE, whose amino-acid sequence is MRSPLRLLLALIISAALTGCGFHLRGVGSGNLPYKTMYIALPDTAEVNIWLQRYIKASGSTEIVEDAKAADAIFQQLGDSRLKTILSVNAQGRVREYRLQLTYTFRIVNQKGQVLVPPNEVALTRDISFDDSNILAKDLEENLLWRDMTNDLVNQIMRRLSIIKPKNPDAAEDDE
- the holA gene encoding DNA polymerase III subunit delta, encoding MLLKGDQLASHLERELRPLYVLYGDDPLLVIEAADAIRAKSRQQGYSEREVLTVLPQFDWGTLLAAGGNMSLFGDKKMIDLRVPTGKVGKEGSAALQQWCQNLSMDNLLLITLPELDWREEKAVWFTALVNAGVAIKLMAPPLAELPGWIVGRLRRQQQSADLESLKFIAERVEGNLLAAHQEIQKLGLLYPAGQLSMAQIRDAVLNVARYDIDGLREALLSGDLARLTRTLDGLMQEGEAPPLVLWAMSEEIRALTIIRAGMDAGKPVDMLLKDAKVWGPRANPVKKALQRLSTAGLEAALQHAGKIDRLAKGIGHGNIWEEFLRLGLRLTAVK
- the leuS gene encoding leucine--tRNA ligase, producing MQDKYTPADIERAAQDHWNKTGAARAVEDATKPKYYCLSMFPYPSGKLHMGHVRNYTIGDVLSRFHKMQGYNVLQPMGWDAFGMPAENAALQNNVPPAGWTYSNIDYMRQQLKSLGFAIDWEREFATCTPEYYRWEQWLFTRLYEKGLVYKKLGTVNWDPVDHTVLANEQVIDGRGWRSGALIEKREIPMYYMKITAYAEELLSELDNLPGWPEQVRLMQKNWIGKSTGVRFAFPLADDTDEKLWVFTTRADTIMGVTFVAVAAEHPLATRAAVNNPELANFIEECKKGGVAEADIATMEKKGMPTGIYVTHPLTGQQVEVWVGNYVLMSYGDGAVMAVPAHDERDFAFALKYNLPIKQVVAVDGETSFSHEAWAEWYADKQRGKLVNSGKYDDLSYEAAVDAIAADLAAKGLGDKKVQFRLRDWGISRQRYWGCPIPIIHCKTCGDVPVPDDQLPVVLPENVEITGAGSPLAKMPEFYECNCPKCGGDARRETDTMDTFFESSWYFLRYACPDNSTAMVDERVAYWCKGGIDQYIGGIEHAILHLLYSRFFTKLMRDVGLIGDLGEPFANLLTQGMVVAPTFFRDLDAGKKLWINPADVDVVTDERGRPTGATLKADGLPVVIGGTEKMSKSKNNGVDPQALIDQYGADTARLFIMFASPPDQSLEWSDAGVEGAYRFLRRLWKTTYDHVQGGLVDSNFEQNSLSTVQADLRRKLHQTMGKVADDYGRRKQFNTAIAAVMELLNAYDKTDLADATGRKLAQETLESIALLLFPIVPHIGQALYAELKPGQDAGSAAFPKADPAALKQDEIELMVQVNGKLRGSIRVSAEADKADIEAAALASEGAVKFMEGKPAKKVVVVPGRLVNIVV
- a CDS encoding UvrD-helicase domain-containing protein → MSDLLANLNSPQLQAVTLPPVHALILAGAGSGKTRVLTTRIAWLMSTGQVGPHGVLAVTFTNKAAKEMTARLSSLVPINTRGMWIGTFHGLCNRLLRAHYREAGLPQTFQILDSADQLAMVKRLLKNLNVDDEKYPPRELCHFINAHKEQGLRAAQAEVYDNYTQKRVELYAEYETQCNREGVVDFAELLLRCYELLQRNEPLRKHYQDRFRYILVDEVQDTNKLQYAWLKLLAGGGAVVFAVGDDDQSIYAFRGAEVGNMRDFERDYAGDNVIRLEQNYRSHGNILAAANAIIKNNRERLGKNLWTDAGEGELIRAFEAYSDLDEARFVVEEIRELVRDGISPTQIALLYRSNAQSRVLENELFTKNVPYKVYGGLRFFERQEIKHALAYLRLLGNPDDDTAFLRVVNFPTRGIGARSLENLQATAHQTNSSLYNAAASLTGKSGQTVGAFIRLIEQLRVETEGLPLPEMVEHIIEKSGLAQHYRTDKEGQDRLENLDELINAAATFIDDEGAIGEGGALVSFLTLASLEAGEHQAGEGQEAVQLMSVHAAKGLEFDVVFITGLEQGLFPHENSINAGKDGLEEERRLMYVAVTRARQRLYVSCAQTRMLHGQTRYCVPSSFLDEIPEQLLLKLNKKAAPAAAFPAFGSFGGGYAEPVAAGGLRIGQTVEHAKFGIGVIVSTEGRGADARVQINFGGSGMKWLALEYAKLTPV